From the Chloroflexus aurantiacus J-10-fl genome, one window contains:
- a CDS encoding glycosyltransferase family 4 protein: MMLRIAYCSPVNPAPSGISDYSEELLPYLAQYAALTLFVEDGLRPTNPHLAKHFPIKPIRQLERMARRGQFDAIIYHMGNSPAHAGIWRMAQRVPGVIVLHDFVLHHFMLWYAANVQRDVQRYVAMMRARYGADGDHMAQLMIRSRFSEAAFAFPCNEDVLAAAKAVIGHSHYLLRRVTATRPDLLCGYVPMGVPLPPLIDRIAARQRLGLPLDQPLLASFGHINAWKRIEPTLRAVAGLRREGIDVHCLLVGSVSPNYDLKGVIQRLGLQEAVTVTGYVARAQFEDYVAATDVCLNLRYPTAGETSASLLRLLGAGKPTLVSAVDAFCELPPDVAAQVDVDESETDLIIAYCRRLLTDPALAAALGARARAYVATEHTLAGAAQAMIEFLAKVYGWAPPQRIRPDPLWDPTPVVEAETTPSPPSPQPAAPASLLLQTAAQAMAEIGLTEDDTGALQSVATKIAELQGKHP; this comes from the coding sequence ATGATGTTGCGTATTGCCTACTGTTCACCGGTCAATCCGGCTCCTTCAGGCATCTCCGATTACAGTGAGGAGCTGCTGCCGTATCTTGCACAGTATGCTGCACTGACGCTCTTCGTTGAAGATGGTTTACGGCCAACCAATCCTCATCTGGCGAAACACTTCCCGATTAAGCCGATTCGCCAGCTTGAACGCATGGCCCGGCGTGGACAGTTCGATGCGATTATCTATCACATGGGCAACAGCCCGGCCCACGCCGGTATCTGGCGGATGGCACAGCGTGTACCCGGCGTGATTGTGTTGCACGATTTTGTGCTCCATCACTTCATGCTCTGGTATGCGGCCAACGTTCAGCGCGATGTCCAGCGCTATGTAGCCATGATGCGTGCACGCTACGGTGCCGACGGTGACCATATGGCGCAACTGATGATCCGTTCGCGCTTCAGCGAAGCTGCGTTTGCTTTTCCCTGCAACGAAGACGTGTTAGCGGCAGCCAAAGCGGTGATCGGTCATAGCCATTACCTGTTGCGGCGTGTGACCGCAACCCGTCCAGACCTGCTCTGTGGTTACGTGCCGATGGGGGTGCCACTGCCACCGTTGATCGACCGGATTGCTGCGCGGCAGCGACTCGGTTTACCACTCGATCAACCGCTACTGGCCAGCTTTGGCCATATCAACGCCTGGAAGCGGATCGAACCAACCCTGCGCGCCGTGGCCGGGTTGCGTCGTGAAGGCATCGATGTGCATTGTCTGCTGGTTGGCTCGGTGTCGCCAAATTATGACCTCAAAGGCGTTATCCAGCGTCTCGGCCTGCAAGAGGCGGTGACCGTCACCGGCTATGTTGCGCGGGCTCAATTTGAGGATTACGTGGCTGCTACCGATGTCTGCCTGAATTTACGTTATCCCACTGCCGGCGAAACCAGTGCCAGCCTGCTTCGCCTGCTCGGTGCAGGGAAGCCAACCCTGGTAAGCGCCGTGGATGCGTTTTGCGAATTGCCCCCCGATGTAGCGGCGCAGGTTGATGTTGACGAGAGTGAAACCGACCTCATTATCGCCTATTGTCGGCGTCTGCTCACCGATCCGGCGCTGGCAGCCGCACTGGGGGCACGGGCGCGGGCTTACGTCGCTACCGAACATACGCTGGCCGGTGCAGCACAGGCGATGATCGAGTTTCTGGCGAAGGTGTATGGCTGGGCGCCACCACAGCGCATTCGCCCTGATCCGCTTTGGGATCCGACACCGGTGGTTGAAGCAGAGACAACACCGTCGCCCCCATCACCCCAACCTGCCGCACCGGCGTCATTGCTGTTGCAGACAGCGGCTCAGGCGATGGCCGAGATCGGGTTGACTGAAGATGATACCGGCGCTTTGCAATCGGTGGCAACGAAGATTGCCGAGTTGCAGGGGAAGCATCCGTAA
- a CDS encoding type 1 glutamine amidotransferase domain-containing protein, with amino-acid sequence MRLAGKQIAILLAEGVEDLEFYVPLMRLQEEGAEVLAAGLDLRPVRGKNGLEITPTTTIAELRADDLFGLVLPGGWAPDKLRRYQVVTDLVRAMDAAGKVIGIICHGGSIAISAGIVRGRPATGSTGIKDDLINAGALWVDEAAFRDGHLVWGRVVADIPVFCRELVAALVERA; translated from the coding sequence ATGCGACTGGCAGGAAAACAGATCGCTATTCTGCTGGCAGAAGGGGTAGAAGACCTTGAGTTCTACGTGCCGTTGATGCGCTTGCAGGAAGAAGGGGCAGAGGTGTTGGCCGCCGGACTTGATCTGCGCCCGGTGCGGGGGAAGAATGGGTTAGAGATTACGCCAACCACGACGATTGCTGAATTGCGCGCCGATGATTTGTTTGGTCTTGTGCTCCCCGGTGGTTGGGCGCCTGATAAATTGCGTCGCTATCAGGTGGTAACCGATCTGGTGCGGGCAATGGATGCCGCCGGAAAGGTGATCGGGATCATTTGTCACGGTGGTTCCATCGCGATTTCTGCCGGTATCGTGCGTGGTCGTCCGGCTACCGGCTCGACCGGCATTAAAGACGATCTGATCAACGCCGGTGCGCTGTGGGTTGATGAAGCCGCATTCCGTGATGGTCATCTGGTATGGGGGCGGGTTGTCGCCGATATTCCGGTCTTCTGTCGCGAGCTGGTGGCGGCATTGGTGGAACGAGCATGA
- a CDS encoding GGDEF domain-containing protein — protein MASAVSFLPIITTDNALITQLSARLGSGWQIVPASTVTPGQPNLIDLREQIPEGLAAYAEQVPLVGVVVDTAGAAHVLQIGVHEVLTVAELQPLCLTRAITSATIRWQIDQTRRQHLAEARAQVQALTVRLQNEQIRDPLTGLYTRRYLNETLDRELRRADREQIVLSVALIDIDQLEQVNWQFGRALGDAVLQHLAGLIGRQVRGGDIFCRYGSDELLLVLPRVMPETAFQRAEQWRLSVAESIIRPGTLDLQVTISIGLASFPRDARNAVELMSRVGEALYAAKAAGGNCVRQWPGADRLLSQA, from the coding sequence ATGGCATCAGCCGTTTCGTTTCTACCGATTATCACGACTGATAACGCACTGATCACTCAACTCAGCGCCCGCCTGGGTTCTGGCTGGCAGATAGTACCGGCTTCCACAGTGACACCCGGTCAACCTAACTTGATCGATCTGCGCGAGCAGATACCTGAAGGGCTGGCAGCTTATGCCGAACAGGTACCACTGGTTGGAGTGGTGGTTGATACTGCTGGCGCTGCTCACGTATTGCAGATCGGGGTGCATGAAGTATTGACCGTCGCCGAGTTACAGCCTTTGTGTCTGACGCGGGCCATCACGTCGGCAACCATCCGCTGGCAGATTGATCAGACCCGTCGCCAACACCTGGCTGAAGCCCGTGCGCAGGTGCAGGCATTGACAGTGCGATTGCAGAACGAGCAGATCCGCGATCCGCTCACCGGTCTGTATACCCGGCGTTATCTTAACGAGACGCTTGATCGCGAACTGCGTCGGGCCGACCGTGAGCAGATTGTGCTGAGCGTTGCGCTCATCGATATTGACCAGCTCGAACAGGTGAACTGGCAGTTTGGTCGTGCTCTCGGTGATGCCGTGCTCCAACATCTGGCCGGCTTGATTGGGCGTCAGGTGCGGGGTGGCGACATCTTTTGTCGGTATGGCAGTGATGAATTACTTCTGGTGCTACCGCGTGTCATGCCGGAAACGGCGTTTCAACGTGCCGAGCAGTGGCGGCTGTCGGTAGCCGAATCGATCATTCGCCCCGGTACCCTTGATCTTCAGGTGACAATTTCTATCGGATTAGCCTCGTTCCCGCGTGATGCACGAAATGCCGTCGAATTGATGAGTCGCGTCGGTGAAGCCTTGTACGCAGCAAAGGCGGCTGGTGGCAACTGTGTGCGGCAATGGCCGGGTGCTGACAGGTTGTTGTCGCAAGCCTGA
- a CDS encoding DUF4349 domain-containing protein has product MDRLKRFRVAFVIGIIVLLVGGAVVLFGQPGAMMSEQTSFVAMPTPAPMLSGAPVPAQRDTASFAGGVSSGESAIGSEVAVQRLIIKNASIALEVADVLAAEQALRQKAEALGGFVASVETYGSGEDLRATIVLRVPVEHFEAVLRDAEGLASNVLRRSVSGSDVTEEYVDLEARLRNLEATNARLLDLLSRAQNVNDALMVNQALTEIQEQIERIKGRMQYLEQSAAMSTITVELLPVPPPTPIIEEDAWQPLEVARIALRNLIQLGQTLANAVIVFLVWTPVWLPLVLIAVWARRRLSQRT; this is encoded by the coding sequence ATGGACAGGCTAAAACGCTTCAGGGTCGCATTCGTCATCGGAATCATCGTACTACTGGTTGGTGGCGCTGTCGTGTTGTTTGGTCAGCCTGGAGCAATGATGTCGGAACAGACATCGTTTGTGGCGATGCCAACACCTGCACCGATGTTGAGCGGTGCGCCGGTTCCTGCCCAACGAGATACCGCTTCGTTTGCCGGTGGTGTAAGTAGTGGAGAATCGGCGATAGGCAGTGAGGTGGCTGTGCAGCGTCTGATCATCAAAAACGCCTCCATCGCTCTGGAAGTCGCCGATGTTCTGGCTGCCGAACAGGCGTTACGGCAAAAAGCAGAAGCGCTTGGCGGCTTTGTTGCAAGTGTCGAAACGTACGGAAGCGGGGAAGACCTGCGGGCAACGATTGTCTTGCGCGTGCCGGTTGAGCATTTTGAAGCGGTATTGCGTGATGCAGAGGGCCTGGCCAGTAACGTGCTGCGCCGCAGTGTCAGTGGCAGCGATGTCACTGAAGAATACGTCGATCTGGAGGCACGGTTGCGGAACCTTGAAGCGACGAATGCCCGTCTCCTCGATCTGCTCTCTCGTGCCCAGAATGTCAACGATGCGCTCATGGTAAATCAGGCACTTACCGAGATCCAGGAGCAGATTGAGCGGATAAAGGGTCGGATGCAGTATCTCGAACAGAGCGCGGCAATGTCAACTATTACGGTTGAACTCCTGCCGGTACCGCCACCAACCCCGATCATTGAAGAGGACGCCTGGCAACCGCTAGAGGTGGCCCGCATCGCTCTGCGCAATCTGATCCAGCTCGGCCAGACTCTGGCAAATGCTGTGATTGTGTTCCTGGTCTGGACGCCGGTCTGGTTGCCGCTCGTCTTGATCGCTGTCTGGGCACGGCGCCGGTTGTCGCAGCGAACGTAA
- a CDS encoding putative iron-sulfur cluster-binding metallochaperone, translating to MTTPCECSPTESATCGLNTPRRQTVSCPVCGASGKRVGLQTVKALVSISLRQVQGSSFWFCRSQHCPVVYFAADNGQTLTVDQIRERVYQKEPERPDVLVCYCFQYRVGDIQQASPEARAAVIADIKAGIAADQCACDVRNPQGSCCLGNVQQVAKQVKLT from the coding sequence ATGACTACACCATGCGAGTGCTCGCCGACAGAATCGGCTACATGTGGCTTGAATACCCCTCGGCGACAAACTGTATCGTGTCCGGTGTGTGGTGCATCCGGTAAACGAGTAGGCTTGCAGACGGTGAAGGCATTGGTATCGATTAGCCTGCGCCAGGTTCAGGGGTCATCCTTCTGGTTTTGCCGTTCACAACACTGCCCGGTGGTCTATTTTGCCGCTGATAACGGTCAAACGCTGACCGTAGACCAGATCCGTGAGCGGGTGTATCAGAAAGAGCCTGAACGACCAGATGTGCTGGTATGCTACTGTTTTCAATATCGGGTAGGCGATATCCAACAGGCTTCGCCAGAGGCGCGGGCAGCGGTGATTGCTGACATTAAAGCCGGTATTGCCGCCGATCAATGTGCGTGTGATGTGCGCAATCCGCAGGGATCATGCTGTCTGGGGAATGTGCAGCAGGTTGCGAAGCAGGTTAAGTTGACATAA
- a CDS encoding histidine kinase N-terminal 7TM domain-containing protein yields the protein MAALPFVMIYLIPAIIATGLAIVMWQRRYYRGGRPFTLLLAAIAWWNLCHALSIADTTFEGTLFWSLLQNVGIVLIGPCWLLIALAYSGEWWRVDRRIRRGIFIPELIALIFALTNNLHYLWWSTVVADTSRPFLWLSVTRGPAFWFHSIYAYVCLAIGIIILFRASAHAPPVHRYHSRLMLAAALIPAVGNIAFLSGLKVPWNDDPTPILLLISAALAMYTTMRYQLYDLAPLAEQEVIAGLPDGLIVLDSRGLVAEINQHAPRLLGIQQGRWIGRSLTSLIVNSPFERDLQRLLNTPVTGPSRPVICENGTQAIEVRLRPLQSAAGITTGSLLLIRDVSERMRAEQERARHIAALRLINSIARSANTAQETSTLLKTIAHIIVQEGHWERVSIGLIDNAQNIHVTIDYTTAGYGRLHDQVISGVAASALIERIQHGRPELINLSELTVTDPLAETMQQEGLQSLLLAPLRHDQHAAGILGLASSETKSMTPTLTELVIAIGELITDALIRIRLYEEVQRADRLKTGFLATVSHELRTPLTTIIGYTDMLRRGVLGELSPEVQETLHYMRQASLNLMRLISDILEFSRMEAGQLIIDIEPVPVSVIVQNVVGQMQPQIREHQLHLMVNIPPDLPMIQANAGRLEQVLINLLSNAIKFNRPQGLIEIKAETRGEWVRISVRDTGIGIAPADQERIFEEFERVKQKNGHSVSGVGLGLAICRRLIQHMGGKIGVKSTPGEGSTFFCDLPVVPVSRTVGAEADV from the coding sequence ATGGCGGCTCTTCCCTTCGTGATGATCTATCTCATCCCGGCAATTATTGCCACCGGGCTGGCGATTGTCATGTGGCAACGTCGTTACTATCGCGGAGGACGCCCCTTCACGCTCCTGCTGGCAGCGATTGCCTGGTGGAATCTCTGCCATGCGTTGAGCATCGCCGATACGACATTTGAAGGGACGCTCTTCTGGTCATTACTCCAAAATGTGGGCATTGTGCTGATTGGGCCATGCTGGCTCTTAATCGCACTGGCATACTCTGGCGAATGGTGGCGCGTTGATCGCCGGATTCGGCGCGGTATTTTTATCCCCGAATTGATTGCACTGATCTTCGCCCTTACCAACAACCTGCACTACCTTTGGTGGTCTACGGTTGTTGCCGATACGTCACGACCATTCCTCTGGCTCTCGGTCACCCGTGGGCCGGCCTTCTGGTTTCACAGCATCTACGCCTACGTCTGTCTGGCAATTGGCATTATCATCCTCTTCCGGGCCTCGGCACATGCACCACCGGTACACCGCTACCATTCCCGGCTGATGCTGGCAGCGGCCCTCATCCCGGCAGTCGGGAACATCGCCTTTCTCAGCGGCCTCAAGGTGCCGTGGAATGACGATCCGACACCGATTCTGCTCCTCATTTCCGCAGCCCTGGCGATGTACACGACAATGCGCTATCAGCTTTACGATCTGGCACCACTGGCCGAACAGGAGGTGATTGCCGGGCTGCCCGATGGCTTAATTGTGCTCGACAGCCGTGGCCTGGTGGCTGAAATCAACCAGCACGCGCCACGACTATTGGGTATCCAACAGGGGCGCTGGATCGGCAGGTCCTTAACCAGCCTGATCGTCAACTCGCCGTTTGAACGGGATTTGCAGCGGTTACTCAACACGCCGGTTACCGGCCCTTCCCGGCCTGTCATCTGCGAAAATGGCACACAGGCGATTGAAGTGCGCCTCCGCCCACTCCAATCGGCGGCTGGAATTACCACCGGTTCATTGCTTTTGATCCGCGATGTCAGTGAGCGTATGCGTGCCGAACAAGAGCGCGCACGCCACATTGCAGCCCTGCGTCTCATCAACAGCATCGCCCGCAGCGCCAACACCGCCCAAGAGACATCCACCCTGCTTAAGACGATTGCGCACATTATCGTGCAGGAAGGTCATTGGGAACGGGTATCGATTGGTCTGATCGATAACGCGCAGAACATCCATGTGACGATTGATTACACAACGGCAGGCTATGGACGATTACACGATCAGGTAATCAGCGGGGTCGCCGCCAGTGCCCTGATCGAGCGTATTCAACATGGCCGACCCGAACTGATCAATTTGAGTGAACTCACTGTCACCGATCCACTGGCTGAAACCATGCAGCAAGAAGGGCTGCAATCGTTATTACTGGCCCCCCTGCGCCACGATCAACATGCGGCAGGCATTTTGGGCCTGGCTTCGAGTGAAACTAAGAGCATGACGCCAACCCTTACCGAGCTGGTGATTGCCATTGGCGAATTGATTACCGATGCACTCATCCGGATTCGGCTCTACGAAGAGGTGCAACGTGCGGATCGGCTCAAAACCGGCTTTCTGGCCACCGTCAGTCATGAACTACGTACTCCCCTTACCACCATCATCGGCTACACCGATATGCTACGCCGTGGTGTCCTGGGTGAATTAAGCCCGGAAGTCCAGGAGACATTGCATTATATGCGCCAGGCCAGTCTCAATCTGATGCGCCTGATTAGCGATATTCTTGAGTTCTCGCGGATGGAAGCCGGTCAGTTGATCATCGATATCGAACCGGTACCGGTTTCGGTTATCGTTCAGAATGTGGTTGGTCAGATGCAACCGCAGATCCGCGAACATCAGCTTCATCTGATGGTCAATATTCCACCTGACTTACCAATGATTCAAGCCAATGCGGGTCGTCTCGAACAGGTTTTGATCAATCTTCTGAGTAATGCGATCAAGTTCAATCGTCCGCAAGGACTGATTGAGATCAAAGCCGAGACTCGTGGTGAGTGGGTACGCATCAGCGTGCGCGACACCGGCATTGGAATTGCCCCTGCCGATCAGGAACGGATTTTCGAGGAGTTTGAGCGCGTCAAGCAAAAGAATGGACATTCAGTCAGTGGCGTTGGTCTGGGGCTGGCGATCTGTCGGCGGCTGATCCAGCACATGGGCGGCAAGATCGGGGTCAAGAGTACACCCGGCGAAGGATCGACCTTCTTTTGCGACCTGCCAGTTGTGCCGGTATCGCGTACTGTTGGGGCAGAGGCCGACGTATGA
- a CDS encoding nicotinate phosphoribosyltransferase, whose product MNNVQQRTATGILFTDQYQLTMAQLYFRMGIHERMAQFDHFFRQPPNYGLHAAGYCIAAGLEWLLDWMETACFGPAELEVLRNQRNRVGNPIFAEDFLTYLSRHGHFGGMTLWAVPEGRVVHAQAPMTIVRGPLLMAQILETALLNHLNYQTLVATKASRIREASGASTVLEFGLRRGQGMGANAGTRAALIGGADFTSNVGLAHTVGQTAKGTHAHAMVQAFLALGMSELDAFRAYAEVYPDDCLLLVDTIDTLNSGLPNAIRVFEELRAKGHKPVGVRLDSGDLAYLAIQTALMLDRSGFPDTVIVLSNDLDELVIWQIQSQIVQEAPRYNADANAIIRRLVYGVGTRLVTSHGEGALGGVYKLVALHDGREWQPAIKIAESAAKLTNPGLKRVWRLYDSRGKATADLIALEDEDPTQEELIRLRHPSDHARQRVVVRAELTGIEPLLEPAMLAGRRLIEPQPIEQMRARRYADVERLDLGVRRIMNPHIYHVSLSQRLWDMKQELLNRFQM is encoded by the coding sequence ATGAACAACGTCCAACAGCGTACTGCTACCGGCATCCTCTTCACCGATCAGTATCAATTGACAATGGCCCAACTCTATTTTCGGATGGGCATTCACGAACGCATGGCGCAATTCGATCATTTCTTCCGCCAGCCACCCAACTACGGCTTGCACGCTGCCGGGTACTGCATTGCTGCCGGTCTGGAATGGCTCCTCGACTGGATGGAGACGGCATGCTTTGGCCCTGCCGAGCTTGAAGTGTTGCGCAACCAGCGGAATCGGGTCGGTAACCCGATCTTCGCCGAAGATTTTCTGACCTACCTGAGTCGGCATGGTCATTTCGGTGGGATGACGCTGTGGGCCGTCCCAGAGGGTCGAGTAGTTCATGCCCAGGCGCCGATGACGATTGTGCGTGGGCCGTTGCTCATGGCGCAGATTTTGGAAACAGCGCTGCTCAATCATCTCAATTACCAGACACTGGTTGCTACCAAAGCCAGCCGTATTCGCGAGGCGAGTGGTGCCAGCACGGTGCTGGAATTCGGCCTGCGTCGCGGCCAGGGGATGGGAGCCAATGCCGGCACCCGTGCCGCGCTGATCGGTGGCGCCGATTTTACCTCGAATGTCGGTCTGGCCCATACTGTCGGGCAGACCGCCAAAGGGACACATGCCCACGCCATGGTGCAGGCATTTCTGGCCCTCGGCATGAGTGAACTTGACGCCTTCCGTGCTTACGCCGAGGTCTATCCCGACGATTGTCTGTTACTGGTCGATACGATTGACACGCTGAACAGCGGTCTGCCCAATGCGATTCGCGTCTTTGAAGAGTTGCGGGCGAAAGGCCACAAACCAGTTGGTGTGCGTCTTGATTCGGGTGATCTGGCGTATCTGGCAATTCAAACGGCCTTGATGCTTGATCGGTCCGGTTTTCCCGATACCGTTATTGTGCTTTCCAATGACCTCGATGAACTGGTGATCTGGCAGATTCAAAGCCAGATCGTTCAGGAAGCGCCGCGCTACAATGCCGATGCCAATGCTATTATTCGCCGTCTGGTGTACGGTGTTGGTACACGGTTGGTGACCTCACATGGTGAAGGGGCGTTGGGGGGAGTCTACAAGCTGGTAGCGTTGCACGATGGACGCGAATGGCAACCCGCAATTAAGATCGCCGAAAGTGCGGCCAAACTGACCAATCCCGGCCTGAAGCGGGTCTGGCGATTGTACGATAGTCGGGGCAAGGCCACCGCCGATCTGATTGCACTTGAGGACGAAGACCCGACCCAGGAAGAACTGATTCGGCTACGCCACCCTAGCGATCATGCCCGTCAGCGGGTGGTCGTCCGTGCCGAACTGACCGGGATTGAGCCGTTGCTTGAGCCGGCAATGCTGGCAGGCCGGCGTCTGATCGAGCCACAACCAATCGAGCAGATGCGGGCGCGGCGGTACGCCGATGTTGAGCGGCTCGATCTTGGGGTGCGACGCATCATGAATCCGCACATCTATCACGTCTCGCTCAGTCAACGGCTGTGGGATATGAAACAAGAGTTGCTCAACCGCTTTCAAATGTAG